TTTATATAATGGTTTAAAAGTAAATGAACCTGGTGTACTTGTTGTTCTTGAAGAACATCCTGTTCAAGTTAGAATATCCATGGCTCAATTTGGGTGGGATATCAGAGAATATGAAGAAAATGGGAAATTTGCAATAGTAGATGCTTTTACTGCAGGTATTGGTGAAGCAGCTAAAAGGGAACGTTATTTAGTTAAAGCACCTGATGATTTTCAAGCACTTGCAGATGTAATAAGAGATGCTGTTAAGGATATTAGAGCAGAAAGAGCAATAATAGATTCTGTTTCAACACTTTATATTACAAAACCAGCATTAGCCAGGTCTATGATATTACAAATTAAGAAAATATTAAGTGGTTTAGGATGTACAAGCTTACTTATTTCTCAAGTTAGTGTAACAGAACGTGGATTTGGTGGTCCAGGAGTTGAGCATGCTGCAGATGGTATTATACGTTTAGACCTTGATGAAGTGGGAGGAATTTTACAAAGAAGCATTATCGTATGGAAAATGCGTGGGACATCACATTCAATGCGTAGGCATCCATTCCAAATAACGAATGAAGGTATAATTATAAATCCAAAACAAACAATTTCTATTGAAAGGGGTAAAATACAAGAAACGGGAGGTGAATAAGTTTGAATGAAAATAAAGATATAGAAATTTCTTTATCACCAATAGGTAGAGAAGAAATACATAAATTGGAATATGCTTTATTGATTGGAACACTATTCAGACCTGAAATTTTAGAAATGCTTAGAAATCCTGAAGAAAGGTTAACATGGGTAGATTCTTTAGCGGTTGCTGCTGCTGCAATTGCAAGAGAAAAAGCAAAAATGACTATTTCACAAATAGCTGAAGAACTTGGAAGAACTGAAGCAACAATACGTAACCATATAACAGGTAAAACAGAAGCTGGAAAACTTGTTAGAGAAACATATGAACGATTTGTTAGAGAAGGAGTAAAATTGGATATAATTGAGAAAATACCATCGAAAGAAATCGAAGAATTGAATAAAAAAGTAAATGAACTTTCAAAAGAGAATGAAAAACTAAAAAACGATATTAGAGAATTAATTAATAAAATTGAAGAAATTAGAAAAGGCCTTCAAGAAATTATTTCATCAATTTAAATTTCTAAAAAAGGAAAGGGGAAGTTAATTCACTTTATACGTTCCAAAAAG
The DNA window shown above is from Nitrososphaerota archaeon and carries:
- a CDS encoding KaiC domain-containing protein — translated: MPIERVKTGIPGLDEILYGGIPKRNVVLLSGGPGTGKSIFGQQFLYNGLKVNEPGVLVVLEEHPVQVRISMAQFGWDIREYEENGKFAIVDAFTAGIGEAAKRERYLVKAPDDFQALADVIRDAVKDIRAERAIIDSVSTLYITKPALARSMILQIKKILSGLGCTSLLISQVSVTERGFGGPGVEHAADGIIRLDLDEVGGILQRSIIVWKMRGTSHSMRRHPFQITNEGIIINPKQTISIERGKIQETGGE
- a CDS encoding transcriptional regulator: MNENKDIEISLSPIGREEIHKLEYALLIGTLFRPEILEMLRNPEERLTWVDSLAVAAAAIAREKAKMTISQIAEELGRTEATIRNHITGKTEAGKLVRETYERFVREGVKLDIIEKIPSKEIEELNKKVNELSKENEKLKNDIRELINKIEEIRKGLQEIISSI